A window of Hymenobacter aerilatus contains these coding sequences:
- a CDS encoding EamA family transporter, with the protein MKTSRYYVAALAAFLIWGFFPLPLRQLTVYPSGQILLFRVLLSVVLLLVLHAVGRVGVVRATLRQYRSASRTEQWRVAGGTVIGGLLLMSNWLLFIYVINQVSVQAGSFAYLICPILLSLLGFLLLRERLRLPQWLAVGLSALSCTLLITGDVRSLLMSLVVAVTYALYLITQRIVQGYDRLVLLTIQLLLSTVVLLPAAPLLGADLAAGFADTHLLIFAGILSVGFTILPLFLNLYALNGLTSGTVGIMMYLNPVVSFVLAFWYFGEQPRPVELWAYAVILVSIVLYNVRGRTSQQVDAVPSQG; encoded by the coding sequence ATGAAAACCTCCCGCTACTACGTAGCCGCCCTCGCTGCTTTTCTGATCTGGGGCTTCTTTCCCCTACCCCTACGCCAGCTCACGGTATACCCAAGCGGACAGATTCTGCTGTTTCGCGTGTTGCTCTCCGTCGTGTTATTGCTGGTGCTGCACGCCGTGGGGCGCGTGGGCGTAGTGCGTGCTACCCTGCGGCAGTACCGGTCGGCCTCGCGGACAGAGCAGTGGCGCGTGGCGGGCGGCACGGTGATAGGCGGCCTACTGCTGATGAGCAACTGGCTGCTGTTCATCTACGTCATCAACCAGGTGAGCGTGCAGGCAGGCTCGTTTGCCTACCTCATCTGCCCCATTTTATTGTCGTTGCTGGGGTTTCTGCTGCTACGCGAACGGCTGCGGCTGCCGCAGTGGCTGGCCGTGGGCCTGAGCGCTTTAAGTTGCACCCTACTCATTACCGGCGACGTACGCTCCCTGCTGATGAGTTTGGTGGTGGCGGTTACCTATGCGCTCTACCTCATCACCCAGCGCATCGTACAGGGCTACGACCGGCTGGTCTTATTGACTATTCAGCTGCTATTATCGACCGTCGTTCTTTTACCCGCCGCGCCCCTACTCGGCGCCGACCTTGCCGCCGGCTTTGCCGATACGCACTTGCTAATCTTCGCCGGTATTCTGAGCGTAGGTTTCACCATTCTACCTCTATTTCTGAACCTCTACGCGCTCAATGGCCTCACTTCCGGCACGGTAGGCATCATGATGTACCTGAACCCGGTGGTGAGCTTTGTGCTGGCGTTCTGGTATTTCGGAGAGCAGCCCCGGCCGGTGGAGCTGTGGGCGTACGCGGTTATTTTAGTGTCAATTGTGCTGTATAATGTGCGAGGCAGGACATCTCAGCAAGTCGATGCCGTACCTTCACAGGGCTAA
- a CDS encoding DUF5686 and carboxypeptidase regulatory-like domain-containing protein — translation MRYLLLVLLIVSELSARAGIVRGLVTDAQNQPLAFANVAVRATTTSTATNEQGRYQLRLEPGQYELVFQYVGFKPRLQTIRVAGGDTATVLNVQLIPENYQLNEVVVRASDRDPAYALVQQAINWRRYHEREVAAYRARLYVKALGRLSDVPGKVLGLVKIGPDIKPGIFYLSETISDITFRQPNVIQEKMLSSRVSGDSKRVSFNIASAGKGLNFYSNLLKSSFSQRGFVSPIASNAMLFYQYELVGSTQQGDLLIHKIRVKPRRRADPAFSGFIYLIDGTWRLYSVSLDLNKSAQLEYVDHVHLEQQFMPAPGASGVWVIQSQKATATFEAFGFKGSANATAVLSNYSVVPTYSTPQQVAAPPAPEPVANAPVERETVADVRKQRPTLRGLNQKVKRQLRRGNADSINTALGIVEPLRRGEIQRVEAGATNRDSAFWNEARPVPLTAEEQLDYHVKDSTEVVRNSRPYQDSLDRKRNELGVGKLLLSGYTHNNTFAKRRLYVRPVFNILQYNTVEGVVANAEATYTQDTDDRRRFQFTPVLRYGFAGKLLSPSAQIDWQLDPVVLRRLTISVGRTVENFAENTQLTPFINSAYTLLRNRNYAKLYQRRGAEVAYLTEITNGLTVRGAVNYYDRRELFNNTYNLLIDVPGRAFTPNTPANAELVDTGFGRSQALTLELTATYQPGQRYLSRPDGKVNLYTRKPQFRFTFLQGVPSVFGSDVRYTRLAAGIRQSIQMGLLGTGTYDVAGGGYLGSPRLQFMDYRHFAGNQTILTGNFSQFQLLDYYQYSTRRAYLEAHYNQHFNGFFLNKVPLLRRLKWQEVASVNYLHTRAAGHYLELGVGIEHIFNILRIDGYTALQSGKRVGTGVRIGLGF, via the coding sequence ATGCGCTACCTGCTACTTGTTTTATTGATTGTGAGTGAGTTGTCGGCGCGGGCAGGCATTGTGCGTGGCCTTGTGACTGACGCGCAAAACCAACCCCTGGCCTTTGCTAACGTAGCCGTGCGCGCCACGACCACCAGCACCGCCACCAACGAGCAGGGCCGCTACCAACTGCGCCTGGAGCCGGGCCAGTACGAGCTGGTATTTCAGTACGTGGGCTTTAAGCCGCGCCTGCAAACCATACGTGTAGCCGGTGGCGACACCGCCACGGTGCTCAACGTGCAGCTCATCCCCGAAAACTACCAGCTCAACGAGGTAGTGGTGCGCGCCTCCGACCGCGACCCGGCCTATGCCCTAGTGCAGCAGGCCATCAACTGGCGGCGCTACCACGAGCGGGAGGTGGCCGCCTACCGCGCACGCCTCTACGTGAAAGCCCTAGGCCGCCTCTCTGATGTACCAGGCAAGGTGCTGGGACTCGTGAAGATCGGTCCGGACATCAAGCCGGGCATCTTCTACCTCTCCGAAACTATTTCCGACATCACCTTTCGCCAGCCCAACGTCATCCAGGAAAAGATGCTGTCGAGTAGAGTGAGTGGCGATTCCAAGCGCGTGAGCTTCAATATTGCCAGCGCCGGCAAGGGACTGAATTTCTACAGCAACCTGCTGAAAAGTAGCTTTTCACAGCGCGGCTTTGTGTCGCCGATTGCCTCCAACGCTATGCTGTTCTACCAGTATGAGCTGGTAGGCTCTACCCAGCAGGGCGATTTGCTGATTCATAAAATCCGCGTCAAGCCACGCCGCCGTGCCGACCCAGCATTTTCGGGCTTTATTTATCTCATTGACGGCACGTGGCGGCTCTACTCTGTGTCGCTCGACCTCAACAAGAGTGCCCAGCTGGAATACGTTGACCACGTGCACCTGGAGCAGCAGTTTATGCCTGCACCGGGTGCGTCGGGCGTGTGGGTGATTCAGTCGCAGAAAGCTACGGCTACCTTCGAGGCGTTTGGGTTTAAGGGTAGCGCCAACGCCACGGCGGTGCTGTCGAACTACAGCGTGGTACCTACCTACTCCACGCCCCAGCAAGTGGCCGCGCCACCCGCCCCGGAGCCGGTGGCCAACGCGCCCGTGGAGCGCGAAACCGTGGCCGACGTACGCAAGCAGCGCCCTACCCTGCGCGGCCTCAACCAGAAGGTGAAGCGGCAGCTGCGCCGCGGCAACGCCGATTCCATCAACACCGCGCTGGGTATTGTGGAGCCCCTGCGCCGGGGCGAGATTCAGCGGGTAGAGGCCGGCGCCACCAACCGCGACTCTGCTTTTTGGAACGAGGCGCGCCCGGTGCCGCTCACCGCAGAAGAGCAGCTCGACTACCATGTGAAAGACAGCACTGAGGTAGTGCGCAATTCGCGACCCTACCAGGACTCCTTGGACCGCAAGCGCAACGAGCTGGGGGTAGGGAAACTATTGCTCAGCGGTTATACGCACAACAACACGTTTGCCAAGCGGCGGCTGTATGTGCGGCCCGTGTTCAATATCTTGCAATACAACACGGTAGAGGGCGTGGTAGCCAACGCCGAAGCCACCTACACGCAAGACACCGACGACCGGCGGCGCTTCCAGTTCACACCCGTGCTACGCTATGGTTTTGCTGGGAAGCTGCTGAGCCCCTCGGCGCAAATCGACTGGCAGTTGGACCCTGTGGTGCTGCGCCGTCTGACCATTTCGGTAGGACGCACAGTGGAGAACTTTGCCGAAAACACCCAACTCACGCCCTTCATCAACTCGGCCTATACGCTATTGCGCAACCGCAACTACGCCAAGCTCTACCAGCGGCGCGGAGCCGAGGTGGCCTACCTCACCGAAATTACCAACGGCCTGACTGTGCGCGGCGCCGTGAACTACTACGACCGGCGCGAGCTATTCAACAATACTTACAATCTGCTCATCGACGTGCCCGGCCGCGCTTTCACGCCTAACACGCCTGCCAACGCCGAGCTGGTGGATACGGGCTTTGGCCGGAGCCAGGCCCTCACGCTGGAGCTGACCGCCACCTACCAACCCGGCCAGCGTTACCTCTCGCGCCCCGATGGCAAGGTGAACCTCTACACCCGCAAGCCGCAGTTCCGCTTCACGTTTTTGCAGGGCGTGCCCTCCGTGTTTGGGTCTGATGTGCGCTACACGCGCCTGGCGGCAGGTATCCGGCAGAGTATTCAGATGGGGTTATTGGGCACCGGCACCTACGACGTGGCGGGCGGCGGCTACCTCGGCTCACCGCGCTTGCAGTTCATGGACTACCGCCATTTTGCCGGCAACCAGACCATCCTCACAGGCAATTTTTCCCAGTTTCAGTTGCTTGATTACTACCAGTACAGTACCCGCCGCGCCTACCTAGAGGCGCACTACAACCAGCATTTCAACGGTTTCTTCCTCAACAAAGTCCCGCTGCTGCGCCGCCTGAAGTGGCAGGAAGTTGCCTCGGTGAACTACTTGCACACTCGCGCCGCCGGACACTACCTGGAGCTGGGTGTGGGCATCGAGCACATCTTCAACATCCTGCGCATCGACGGGTACACGGCTCTGCAATCGGGCAAAAGGGTAGGGACGGGCGTGCGGATTGGGCTTGGGTTTTAG
- a CDS encoding regulatory protein RecX → MYQPDKKPKTYTPGEALHKIAAFCAYQERTFKETESKLRSYGLTEDEAGEIIIRLSRENLLDEERYARSYVRGHYRQKKWGRRRITQELKQKGLSDYCIKAGLKEIDGDEYYQNLTDLLEKKDAQEKEPNPRKRRLKFTQYLTLKGYESDLIRMALDDLGAATDEDE, encoded by the coding sequence ATGTATCAACCCGATAAGAAACCGAAAACCTATACGCCCGGCGAGGCGCTGCACAAGATTGCTGCCTTTTGCGCTTACCAAGAGCGTACCTTCAAAGAAACTGAAAGCAAGCTGCGCAGTTACGGCCTAACTGAAGATGAGGCCGGCGAAATCATCATCCGTCTCAGCCGCGAAAACCTGCTCGATGAAGAACGCTACGCCCGCAGCTACGTGCGTGGCCACTACCGCCAGAAGAAGTGGGGCCGCCGCCGCATCACGCAGGAGTTGAAGCAGAAAGGCTTATCTGACTACTGCATCAAAGCGGGACTCAAGGAAATCGATGGCGACGAGTACTACCAGAATCTCACCGATTTACTGGAGAAAAAAGACGCCCAAGAAAAAGAGCCGAATCCGCGTAAGCGTCGCCTCAAGTTCACGCAATACCTTACGCTGAAAGGCTACGAATCAGACTTGATCCGTATGGCGCTGGACGACTTAGGTGCGGCTACGGACGAGGACGAGTAA
- a CDS encoding DUF4230 domain-containing protein has protein sequence MIRLFRRLLPLLFLLALGWFLWEKIRPTLSDWGKNPLEMEPKITVTHNTVLEKIEGLGRLELVRYQFKDVVEYKKEYSRFLPNAKVALIVAGNAIGCLDLQKVRSQDVVFIGDSIVRVALPPAQLCTWQIDHTKSKVYSVENGYFQDAELVDAAYKYAETNVRRAALQSGILAQTQQNAQQILRPMLETLTGRRVVLTQQTAPPQAPVRR, from the coding sequence ATGATTCGTTTGTTTCGTCGCCTGTTGCCGTTGTTGTTTTTGCTGGCGTTGGGTTGGTTTCTGTGGGAAAAGATACGGCCTACCCTTTCCGACTGGGGCAAGAACCCGCTGGAGATGGAGCCCAAAATCACCGTGACGCACAACACAGTGCTGGAAAAGATTGAGGGACTAGGCCGCTTGGAGCTGGTGCGCTATCAGTTCAAAGATGTAGTGGAGTACAAAAAAGAGTATTCCCGCTTTCTGCCCAATGCCAAAGTAGCGCTTATCGTAGCCGGCAATGCTATCGGCTGCCTCGATTTGCAAAAGGTGCGCTCACAAGATGTAGTGTTCATTGGCGACTCCATTGTGCGGGTGGCCCTACCCCCGGCGCAGCTTTGCACCTGGCAGATAGATCATACCAAGAGCAAAGTGTATTCTGTCGAAAACGGCTATTTCCAGGATGCCGAGTTGGTAGATGCGGCCTACAAATACGCCGAAACCAATGTGCGCCGTGCCGCATTGCAATCGGGTATTCTAGCTCAAACCCAGCAGAACGCTCAGCAGATTCTGCGGCCTATGCTGGAAACCCTCACAGGGCGGCGCGTGGTGCTCACGCAGCAAACAGCTCCACCGCAAGCGCCCGTTCGGCGGTAG
- a CDS encoding 1-aminocyclopropane-1-carboxylate deaminase/D-cysteine desulfhydrase, with protein MTDAYTSPLLLQELLEPAAAQRNIRLLLLRDDLTHPALPGNKWRKLKYNLLEARRLGHDTLLTFGGAYSNHMAAVAAAGPLHGFRTVGVVRGEPTLPLNPTLAQAQAHGMQLRYLDRATYRRKTEPAVVAELLHEVGPAYVVPEGGSNTLALPGCAELVTELAAETDFDYLCVACGTGGTLAGLLTGLAGTRQAVGVAVLKNADFLRADIEALTLASAGTTYTNWQLQTAYHLGGYAAYSAELMAFIQQFQARHGVLLDPVYTGKLLYAVLDLLTQDYFAPGSTVVAVHTGGLQGWQGFRQRFAHRSAWWPEVG; from the coding sequence ATGACAGACGCTTATACTTCGCCTCTTCTTCTCCAGGAACTCCTGGAGCCAGCCGCAGCCCAGCGCAACATTCGGCTGTTGCTGCTGCGCGACGACCTGACGCACCCGGCCCTACCCGGCAATAAGTGGCGCAAGCTCAAGTATAACCTACTGGAAGCCCGCCGCCTCGGGCACGATACGCTGCTGACTTTTGGCGGCGCCTACTCCAACCACATGGCCGCCGTGGCGGCGGCCGGACCACTGCATGGTTTCCGAACGGTAGGAGTAGTGCGCGGCGAGCCAACGCTCCCCCTGAACCCTACCTTGGCACAGGCGCAGGCCCACGGCATGCAGCTCCGCTACCTCGACCGCGCCACGTATCGGCGTAAAACCGAGCCGGCGGTAGTGGCCGAACTGCTGCACGAGGTAGGCCCAGCCTACGTAGTCCCCGAAGGTGGCTCCAATACACTAGCGCTACCTGGCTGCGCCGAATTGGTAACGGAGCTGGCCGCTGAGACGGATTTCGACTACCTCTGCGTGGCCTGCGGTACAGGCGGCACCCTCGCAGGACTACTTACTGGCCTGGCCGGCACGCGGCAAGCCGTGGGGGTAGCTGTGCTGAAAAACGCGGATTTCCTGCGGGCGGACATCGAAGCCCTGACGCTTGCCAGCGCGGGCACTACGTATACCAACTGGCAGCTGCAAACCGCCTACCATCTGGGGGGCTACGCCGCTTACTCTGCCGAGCTAATGGCGTTCATCCAGCAGTTTCAGGCGCGGCATGGGGTGCTGCTCGACCCTGTGTATACCGGCAAGCTGCTCTATGCGGTGCTGGATTTACTGACGCAGGACTATTTCGCGCCGGGCAGTACGGTGGTAGCCGTGCATACGGGCGGGTTGCAGGGCTGGCAGGGCTTTCGGCAACGGTTTGCGCACCGTAGTGCGTGGTGGCCGGAGGTAGGGTAG
- a CDS encoding YfhO family protein: protein MTTVSPAPAPLWRRVLPHLLAVVFFLALVAVYFAPILFEGKSLAQHDIVQFQGGAHEAAQYREVTGKEALWTNSMFSGMPTYLISTRFPGDLSIYLHQVFTLGLPAVVANLFLTLLCGYVLFIALGVRPLVATVGAIALGFTSYNLIILAAGHNTKSLALAYAPLVLAGLLVAFRRNKWLGAGLFALGLTMNVRSNHLQITYYLLLLVLVFGIVELIAAVKENRLKDFLTRTALLGAAALLAVGVSFGRLYTTAEYGKYSIRGKSELTKAPPTAPGQATAGEDAPSGSGLDRDYAFGWSYGVGETITLLIPNYYGGASSGSLSESSATAQALSGLGVPPVQLREYLQQLPLYWGAQPITSGPVYVGAIVCMLFVLGLFVADRRTRTWLLVATIVSIVLAWGKNFETFNNLMFDYFPAYNKFRSVSMALVIAQLAMPLLAVLALARVLRARVAASAATRPGLPQPTADTPETADLKRKLLYAVGGTIGLCVLAYLVGLGLDFSAPIDAQLQQQGFPLDALRQDRASLMHTDVLRSILFIAFAGGALWLFLQRKITATVAAALVGVLTLIDLWGADKRYLNDGNFQRGTVAQQFIPTTADQQILQDKDLSYRVFNLQAPFQEANTSYFHKSIGGYHGAKLRRYQDLYEWQIARNNIQVLNMLNTRYIIMPPQQAGQTEQVQRNPAALGNAWFVSDIEKVQSPDQEINALSSFNPATTAVVDVSKFPLAEKSYLTAGSTIKLTAYSPDELKYTYNATQPGFVVFSEIYYKDGWDAFIDGKPAPYVRANYVLRAMQVPAGQHTIEFKFEPSEYSIGNTISLISSILLLVLVVGGVVYAVRRQPVPDAVSDDLLMA from the coding sequence ATGACTACTGTTTCTCCCGCTCCCGCGCCGTTGTGGCGCCGCGTACTGCCGCACTTGCTGGCGGTGGTGTTCTTTCTGGCTCTGGTAGCCGTGTACTTCGCCCCAATTTTGTTTGAAGGCAAGAGCCTAGCGCAGCACGACATTGTGCAGTTTCAGGGCGGTGCCCACGAGGCGGCGCAGTACCGCGAGGTGACAGGCAAAGAGGCACTCTGGACGAACTCCATGTTCTCGGGGATGCCTACCTACCTCATCAGCACCCGTTTTCCCGGCGACCTATCCATCTACCTGCACCAGGTATTTACGCTGGGCCTGCCGGCGGTAGTGGCCAACCTGTTCCTGACGCTGCTCTGCGGCTACGTGCTGTTTATAGCGTTGGGCGTGCGGCCCTTGGTGGCCACGGTAGGGGCCATTGCGCTGGGTTTTACCAGCTACAACCTGATTATTCTAGCCGCTGGCCACAACACCAAGTCGCTGGCGCTGGCCTACGCGCCGCTGGTGCTAGCGGGCTTGTTGGTAGCGTTTCGGCGCAACAAGTGGCTGGGCGCCGGGCTGTTTGCGCTGGGCCTGACCATGAATGTGCGCTCCAACCACCTGCAAATTACTTACTATCTGTTGCTACTGGTGCTGGTGTTTGGCATTGTAGAGCTGATAGCTGCTGTGAAGGAAAACCGCCTAAAAGACTTCCTGACTCGCACGGCCCTGCTGGGCGCGGCGGCCCTGCTGGCGGTAGGCGTCAGCTTCGGCCGCCTCTACACCACGGCCGAGTATGGCAAATATTCCATTCGTGGCAAATCGGAGCTGACGAAGGCGCCGCCCACTGCGCCCGGCCAGGCCACCGCGGGTGAGGATGCCCCCAGTGGCTCCGGCCTCGACCGTGACTATGCCTTTGGGTGGAGTTACGGGGTAGGCGAAACCATTACTCTGCTGATTCCCAATTACTACGGTGGCGCTTCGTCAGGCTCACTGAGCGAAAGCTCGGCTACGGCCCAAGCTCTGAGCGGCCTGGGTGTGCCTCCCGTGCAGTTGCGCGAATATTTGCAGCAACTACCGCTCTATTGGGGCGCTCAGCCCATCACCAGTGGACCAGTGTACGTGGGTGCCATTGTGTGCATGCTGTTTGTGCTGGGCCTGTTTGTGGCCGACCGCCGCACGCGCACTTGGCTGCTGGTAGCTACCATTGTATCCATTGTGCTGGCCTGGGGAAAGAACTTCGAGACGTTCAATAACCTGATGTTCGACTACTTCCCGGCCTACAACAAGTTCCGCTCGGTGAGTATGGCCCTGGTAATTGCCCAACTGGCGATGCCGCTGCTAGCCGTGCTGGCGCTGGCTCGGGTGCTGCGCGCCCGCGTGGCAGCCTCAGCGGCCACCCGCCCCGGCTTGCCACAACCCACGGCAGACACGCCCGAAACTGCCGACCTCAAGCGCAAGCTCCTCTATGCCGTGGGTGGCACCATTGGCTTGTGCGTACTAGCCTACCTGGTAGGACTGGGACTAGACTTTTCGGCGCCTATCGATGCGCAATTGCAGCAGCAAGGCTTCCCGCTGGATGCTTTACGCCAGGACCGCGCCTCGCTGATGCACACCGATGTATTGCGCTCCATCCTATTCATCGCCTTTGCGGGCGGGGCACTGTGGCTATTCTTGCAGCGCAAAATCACGGCTACGGTAGCGGCAGCACTGGTGGGCGTGCTCACCCTCATCGACCTGTGGGGTGCCGATAAGCGCTACCTCAACGACGGCAATTTCCAGCGTGGTACCGTGGCCCAGCAGTTCATTCCTACCACCGCCGATCAACAAATTTTGCAAGACAAAGACCTGAGCTATCGGGTGTTCAACTTGCAAGCGCCTTTCCAAGAGGCCAATACATCGTATTTCCATAAGAGCATTGGGGGCTACCACGGCGCCAAGCTGCGCCGCTACCAGGATTTGTATGAGTGGCAGATTGCGCGCAACAACATTCAGGTGCTCAACATGCTGAACACGCGCTACATCATTATGCCGCCGCAGCAAGCCGGGCAAACGGAGCAGGTGCAGCGCAACCCCGCCGCGCTGGGCAACGCTTGGTTTGTGAGCGACATCGAGAAAGTGCAGTCACCGGACCAGGAAATTAACGCCCTTAGCAGCTTCAATCCGGCCACTACGGCCGTGGTAGATGTGAGCAAATTCCCGCTGGCAGAAAAATCCTACCTCACGGCAGGCTCTACTATCAAGCTCACCGCCTACTCGCCCGACGAGCTAAAATACACCTACAACGCTACTCAGCCGGGCTTCGTGGTCTTCTCCGAAATCTATTACAAGGATGGCTGGGACGCGTTTATTGACGGCAAGCCTGCACCCTACGTGCGCGCCAATTACGTGCTGCGTGCCATGCAGGTGCCGGCAGGTCAGCACACCATCGAGTTTAAATTCGAGCCAAGCGAATATTCTATTGGCAATACCATCTCGCTGATTTCATCCATCCTGCTACTAGTATTGGTAGTTGGCGGTGTTGTGTACGCCGTGCGCCGCCAACCTGTGCCTGATGCGGTATCGGATGATTTGCTGATGGCGTAG
- a CDS encoding DUF4834 family protein yields MGKFLLFLFIFFFLVRYVVPLVLRFVVGRFLQKQARRYGDAFGQQAPFGQPRPSSPPPAPGQVRVDYVPPKATKAGDKEFKGGEYVDFEEVK; encoded by the coding sequence ATGGGCAAATTCCTGCTTTTCCTCTTCATTTTCTTTTTCCTGGTTCGTTATGTAGTGCCGCTGGTGCTGCGCTTCGTAGTGGGCCGCTTCCTGCAAAAGCAAGCCCGCCGCTACGGCGACGCGTTTGGCCAGCAAGCCCCATTCGGGCAGCCCCGGCCGTCGTCGCCCCCACCCGCGCCCGGCCAGGTACGCGTCGATTACGTGCCGCCGAAAGCCACCAAAGCAGGCGACAAAGAGTTTAAAGGCGGCGAATACGTTGATTTTGAAGAAGTGAAGTAG
- a CDS encoding FkbM family methyltransferase — protein MKQLRKLLVRALGFERYIRLVSRVYLRLVGAGWGRKKYPELFFLQQLIKPGFVCLDIGANLGYYSVALSRLVGPEGRVLAVEPIPDFQAIWKDNVRLSGFDNLTLLPYALGGQNQMVQMGTPERHGLLHHGMTKVASSNPHEHYARTYEVPMRVPDELLRDLTRLDFVKCDVEGFESEVFTHLQATLRRFQPLIQTELNGLENRQRVVAVLAGLGYKPFVLSERLELVPCSAAQLNSAVTADFYFQPTPTAA, from the coding sequence ATGAAACAACTCCGTAAACTGCTGGTGCGGGCGCTGGGCTTCGAGCGCTACATTCGTCTGGTAAGCCGCGTGTACCTGCGGCTGGTGGGCGCAGGGTGGGGTAGGAAGAAGTACCCAGAGTTGTTTTTCCTGCAACAACTCATCAAGCCCGGCTTTGTATGCCTGGATATCGGCGCCAACTTGGGCTACTACTCTGTGGCCCTGTCGCGGCTAGTGGGTCCAGAGGGTAGGGTGCTGGCTGTGGAACCCATTCCCGATTTTCAAGCCATCTGGAAAGACAACGTGCGGCTGAGCGGGTTCGATAACCTCACGCTGCTACCCTACGCCCTGGGCGGGCAAAACCAGATGGTGCAGATGGGTACGCCCGAGCGCCACGGCCTGCTGCACCACGGCATGACCAAGGTAGCCAGCAGCAACCCTCACGAGCACTATGCCCGCACCTATGAGGTACCCATGCGCGTACCCGACGAGCTACTGCGCGACCTCACTCGCCTCGACTTTGTGAAATGTGATGTCGAGGGGTTTGAATCAGAAGTTTTTACGCATTTGCAAGCCACGCTGCGCCGTTTTCAGCCCTTAATTCAAACGGAGCTAAACGGCCTGGAAAACCGCCAGAGGGTGGTAGCCGTGCTGGCGGGCCTGGGCTATAAACCATTTGTGCTCTCCGAGCGTTTGGAATTGGTACCGTGCTCGGCGGCGCAGCTCAACAGCGCCGTCACGGCCGATTTTTACTTTCAACCTACCCCCACGGCGGCATAG
- a CDS encoding C40 family peptidase: MNNRILYCLAAASMALSFFFEHTPETSTSAPIIAQASLLPDFSGFADGTALPVFANDSVAYAHYEQKLGVALDHTEDKDLLETVLDWLGTPYRYGSNSKRGTDCSGFVTRVFKEVYGITLQRSSRSMFQNVKHVAKDEMQPGDLVFFRRGPGQPIYHVGIYLNDSKFAHSATNGGVMVSSLKQAYYQRNFYAAGRVALN; encoded by the coding sequence ATGAACAACAGAATACTGTATTGCCTCGCCGCTGCCTCGATGGCGCTTTCCTTTTTCTTTGAGCATACTCCCGAAACAAGCACTTCGGCTCCTATCATAGCCCAAGCTTCGCTTCTCCCCGATTTTTCTGGTTTTGCAGATGGCACCGCGCTGCCTGTTTTTGCCAACGATTCTGTGGCCTATGCTCACTACGAGCAAAAGCTCGGCGTGGCACTCGACCACACCGAAGACAAAGATCTACTGGAAACCGTGCTCGACTGGTTGGGCACGCCCTACCGCTACGGCAGCAATAGCAAGCGCGGTACCGATTGCTCGGGCTTCGTTACGCGGGTGTTCAAGGAAGTATACGGTATTACACTGCAACGCAGTTCGCGCTCCATGTTCCAGAACGTGAAGCATGTGGCGAAAGACGAAATGCAGCCCGGCGACCTGGTATTCTTCCGTCGTGGACCGGGCCAACCCATCTACCATGTGGGCATCTACCTCAACGACAGCAAGTTTGCCCATTCTGCTACTAATGGCGGTGTAATGGTAAGCTCACTGAAGCAAGCTTATTATCAGCGCAATTTTTACGCTGCCGGCCGGGTAGCTCTCAACTAG
- a CDS encoding YkvA family protein produces MATKAPKGEHVASSPFFKKFLGKAEEYLNKPLRIKQLLNDAYHKAREKNELGNLAHEAWETVQTLIRLVRSASSGEYTGLPTSSILAAVAVLIYFLSPIDVIPDFIPVIGLLDDVALIAWFTSTLKEQLDKFAEWEKTQPVVVEDSPAATGFSATVDSTARVQTPAQAAPAAAHAPAQEAPESAKKAGTTDLSNDDTAPHLHTQTDVAATTTSSSRQPNTATPDTGGNVR; encoded by the coding sequence ATGGCTACGAAAGCACCCAAAGGCGAACATGTTGCCTCCTCTCCCTTCTTCAAGAAGTTTCTGGGCAAAGCCGAAGAATACCTGAATAAGCCCCTGCGCATCAAACAGCTCTTGAACGATGCGTACCACAAAGCCCGCGAGAAAAATGAGTTGGGCAACCTGGCTCACGAAGCCTGGGAAACCGTGCAAACGCTGATCCGGCTGGTGCGCTCGGCCAGCTCGGGCGAGTACACCGGCCTGCCCACATCTTCCATCCTGGCGGCTGTAGCGGTGCTCATCTACTTCCTAAGCCCCATCGACGTAATTCCCGATTTCATTCCGGTGATTGGGCTGCTTGACGACGTGGCCCTGATAGCCTGGTTTACCTCCACACTCAAAGAACAGCTCGACAAGTTTGCGGAGTGGGAGAAAACCCAGCCAGTAGTGGTAGAAGACAGCCCGGCCGCAACGGGTTTCAGCGCTACCGTAGACAGTACTGCCCGTGTGCAAACGCCGGCTCAGGCCGCGCCCGCTGCTGCCCACGCGCCAGCACAGGAAGCTCCCGAGTCGGCCAAAAAGGCGGGTACAACAGACCTGAGCAACGACGATACCGCCCCGCACCTCCATACACAGACCGATGTAGCGGCGACTACCACCAGTAGCAGCCGCCAACCCAACACGGCTACCCCCGACACGGGAGGCAATGTTCGATAA